The following coding sequences lie in one Deltaproteobacteria bacterium genomic window:
- a CDS encoding methyltransferase yields the protein DRWKEFFRPLKVGRAVTVTPSWETYEAPAGETVMVIDPGQAFGTGSHETTRLCIELIEKEFDRSVPERCLDIGCGTGILGILMAKKGARNVLGVDIDDKAVRTANRNARRNGTGGSFRATNRPLGAIGGKFDFLSANIIAETLVSMKSDFFNLLGRGGRAVLSGILVEKTDWVVEEFQGGGFHVTDSSFLGIWSAVAMKKE from the coding sequence GACAGGTGGAAAGAGTTCTTCCGGCCCCTGAAGGTGGGCAGGGCGGTGACGGTTACCCCCTCCTGGGAAACGTACGAGGCCCCCGCAGGGGAAACGGTGATGGTCATAGATCCCGGGCAAGCCTTCGGGACCGGGTCGCACGAAACAACCCGGCTCTGCATCGAACTCATCGAGAAGGAGTTCGACAGAAGCGTGCCGGAGCGGTGCCTGGACATCGGGTGCGGCACGGGGATTCTCGGCATATTGATGGCGAAAAAAGGCGCACGGAATGTCCTCGGTGTCGACATCGACGATAAAGCGGTGCGCACGGCCAACAGGAATGCGCGAAGAAACGGCACCGGCGGCTCTTTCCGGGCAACGAACCGCCCCCTGGGCGCTATCGGGGGGAAGTTCGACTTCCTCAGCGCCAACATCATCGCCGAAACCCTCGTTTCGATGAAATCCGACTTTTTCAACCTGCTCGGCAGGGGGGGAAGGGCCGTTCTGTCCGGCATACTCGTCGAAAAAACAGACTGGGTGGTGGAGGAGTTCCAGGGCGGCGGTTTCCACGTTACCGACAGCTCCTTTCTCGGGATCTGGTCGGCAGTTGCCATGAAAAAGGAATAG
- a CDS encoding YchF/TatD family DNA exonuclease: MPGFLFDSHTHLDMEPLSLNPERVMERARIAGVTGMVTIGIDIESCERNIALAERFDDVSVAVGIHPHNAEEVTDEAMGKLASLASHPRVVAVGETGLDFYRDYADRDAQRAAFRKHLRMAKELNKPVVIHDRDAHGEVLRIIDEEGPPEAGGVFHCFSGSFPFARQCMERGFLISIPGVVTYPNAKNIAAVAKKIPTDRLLIETDAPFLSPHPHRGRANEPAYLIHTAEKIGELKGLTTEDVGRITTTNARRIFQIEPDFPHQISYKIRNSLYLNITNRCTNRCVFCSKRTDFFVKGHYLKLPGEPSVDEIVSSAGDVTSYDEVVFCGYGEPTLRLADMIEAARRLRGLGAKKLRLNTDGLANLIHGRNIIPELAGIIDSLSVSLNAPDGETYASLCPNPFGERSFNELLLFIEEAKKAIPEIIATVVAIPGLDIERCRKLAEGELKVTFRVREYNEVG; this comes from the coding sequence ATGCCCGGATTTCTCTTCGACTCCCACACCCACCTGGACATGGAACCGCTCTCCCTGAACCCCGAAAGGGTGATGGAACGGGCCAGGATCGCCGGTGTCACGGGGATGGTAACCATCGGGATCGACATCGAGAGCTGCGAAAGGAACATCGCCCTCGCGGAAAGGTTCGATGACGTCTCGGTCGCCGTGGGGATTCATCCCCACAACGCCGAAGAGGTGACCGACGAGGCCATGGGGAAGCTCGCCTCCCTGGCGTCACACCCCCGGGTGGTGGCCGTGGGGGAGACGGGGCTCGATTTCTACCGCGACTACGCCGACCGGGACGCCCAGCGCGCCGCCTTCAGAAAACATCTCCGGATGGCAAAAGAGCTGAACAAACCTGTGGTTATCCACGACCGGGATGCACACGGAGAGGTTCTGAGAATCATCGACGAGGAGGGCCCGCCCGAAGCGGGCGGGGTATTCCACTGTTTCAGCGGGTCTTTCCCCTTCGCCCGCCAGTGCATGGAGCGGGGTTTTCTCATCTCGATCCCCGGAGTGGTGACCTACCCGAACGCGAAAAACATCGCCGCAGTCGCGAAAAAGATACCCACGGACAGGCTCCTCATAGAAACGGACGCCCCCTTCCTCTCCCCTCATCCCCACAGGGGAAGGGCCAACGAGCCGGCCTACCTGATACACACGGCGGAAAAGATAGGCGAACTGAAGGGCCTGACAACGGAAGACGTGGGCAGGATAACAACCACGAACGCCCGGAGGATATTTCAGATCGAACCTGACTTTCCCCATCAGATCTCCTACAAGATCAGAAACTCCCTCTACCTGAACATCACCAACCGGTGCACGAACAGGTGCGTCTTCTGCAGCAAGCGGACCGACTTCTTCGTCAAGGGGCACTATCTCAAGCTCCCCGGAGAGCCGTCGGTCGACGAGATCGTTTCAAGCGCCGGTGACGTGACCAGCTACGACGAGGTCGTCTTCTGCGGATACGGCGAGCCCACCCTCAGGCTCGCCGACATGATCGAGGCGGCACGGAGGCTCAGGGGACTCGGGGCGAAAAAGCTCCGGCTCAACACCGACGGTCTCGCAAACCTCATTCACGGCAGAAACATCATCCCCGAACTCGCGGGCATAATCGATTCCCTGTCGGTGAGCCTGAACGCTCCCGACGGGGAAACCTACGCATCCCTCTGCCCGAACCCGTTCGGTGAAAGATCGTTCAACGAACTCCTCCTGTTCATAGAGGAGGCAAAAAAGGCGATACCGGAAATCATCGCCACCGTCGTGGCGATACCCGGCCTCGATATCGAGCGGTGCAGAAAGCTCGCCGAGGGGGAGCTGAAGGTCACCTTCAGGGTGAGGGAGTACAACGAGGTGGGATAG
- the metG gene encoding methionine--tRNA ligase, translating into MGRKFYVTTPIYYVNDIPHIGHAYTTIAADVLARYRRLTGHDVFFLTGTDEHGEKVHRSAVSQGFSPKELADRVVTRFQGLTPALGITNDDFIRTSEPRHYASVQHLFRKSLDGGDIYLGEYEGWYCTPDESYWTDRQLRDGKCPECGREVEKRKEPSYFFRLSKYQQPLLDLYAANPTFIQPETRRNEVISFVSEGLNDLSLSRTSLTWGIPVPDDPGHVIYVWFDALTNYITGVGYPDDTDAFSRYWPADVHIIGKDILRFHAVYWPAFLISAGIKPPGKVFAHGWWTVEGQKMSKSLGNVVDPYDVAEKYGVDQVRYFLFREVPFGLDGDFSHGAMVHRINSDLANDFGNLLNRTLNMLSRYLAGRVPARGNLTKREQALAGTIRDAVAAIEGQMENLEFHKALASIWDIVGAANKYIDDTAPWSLAKDPEKRERLGTVLYAVLETVRIVTILASPFTPVTAEKIWQILGQKGPVESSRIPESTEFGLLEEGIIVPDRAIVFPRIE; encoded by the coding sequence ATGGGGAGGAAATTCTACGTTACCACGCCTATCTACTACGTAAACGACATACCCCACATTGGCCATGCCTACACCACCATAGCCGCCGACGTCCTCGCCCGTTACCGCCGCCTCACGGGACACGATGTCTTTTTTCTCACGGGAACGGACGAACACGGGGAAAAGGTGCACAGGAGCGCCGTATCCCAGGGGTTTTCGCCGAAGGAACTGGCAGACCGCGTGGTCACCCGGTTCCAGGGGCTCACACCGGCCCTCGGGATCACCAACGACGACTTCATCCGGACATCGGAGCCCCGGCACTACGCCTCGGTCCAGCACCTCTTCAGGAAATCCCTCGATGGGGGCGACATCTACCTGGGGGAATACGAGGGCTGGTACTGCACCCCCGACGAATCGTACTGGACAGACCGTCAACTCCGGGACGGAAAGTGCCCCGAGTGCGGGCGGGAGGTGGAAAAGAGAAAGGAACCCTCCTATTTCTTCCGGCTCTCGAAATACCAGCAGCCCCTCCTTGACCTCTACGCGGCGAACCCCACGTTCATCCAGCCGGAAACGCGGCGCAACGAGGTCATCTCTTTCGTGTCGGAGGGGCTAAACGACCTCTCCCTTTCCCGCACATCCCTGACATGGGGTATTCCCGTTCCCGACGACCCCGGGCACGTTATCTACGTCTGGTTCGACGCCCTCACGAACTACATCACCGGCGTGGGCTATCCCGACGACACCGATGCCTTTTCCCGTTACTGGCCCGCAGATGTCCACATCATCGGGAAGGACATCCTCAGGTTTCACGCCGTCTACTGGCCCGCGTTTCTTATATCGGCGGGAATTAAACCTCCCGGCAAGGTCTTCGCACACGGCTGGTGGACCGTGGAAGGGCAGAAGATGTCCAAATCCCTTGGAAACGTCGTCGACCCTTACGACGTTGCGGAAAAGTACGGGGTCGATCAGGTCCGGTATTTTCTCTTCAGGGAGGTACCCTTCGGCCTCGATGGCGATTTCTCCCACGGCGCGATGGTCCACAGGATCAACTCGGACCTTGCCAATGATTTCGGGAACCTTCTCAACAGGACCCTCAACATGCTGAGCCGCTACCTGGCAGGCAGGGTCCCGGCCCGCGGGAACCTCACGAAGAGGGAGCAGGCCCTCGCCGGGACGATACGGGATGCAGTCGCAGCCATCGAGGGGCAGATGGAGAACCTGGAGTTCCACAAGGCCCTGGCGTCGATCTGGGACATCGTGGGCGCCGCAAACAAGTACATCGACGACACGGCCCCCTGGTCTCTCGCGAAGGATCCGGAAAAAAGGGAGAGGCTCGGCACCGTGCTCTACGCGGTCCTTGAAACGGTGAGAATCGTAACCATTCTCGCGTCCCCCTTCACCCCGGTCACCGCCGAAAAGATATGGCAGATACTCGGACAGAAAGGACCCGTCGAAAGCTCCCGGATACCGGAATCGACTGAATTCGGCCTCCTCGAGGAAGGGATTATCGTGCCCGACAGGGCAATCGTGTTTCCGAGGATAGAGTAG
- a CDS encoding 2-oxoacid:acceptor oxidoreductase subunit alpha, whose amino-acid sequence METWTRVGDGDVSVVIVGEAGQGIQTLETLLTWVLKDSGYHVFATKEFMSRVRGGSNSTSIRVAAHRVDAYVDRIDILIPLAADGIPRLAGRISPETIIIGEKEKVEKVIDTQKYRFIDIPFTRIASDIGGGFYANIVATGVIACIFDIESDVLETIVEKTFADKDRDVIDRNLQALGRGCDIGIGLIKGGEVANIPKNPGIKGELLVQGTEAVALGAIAGGCNFISSYPMSPSTGVLTTLSRLAGDFGIIAEQAEDEISAINMAIGAWYAGARAIVTTSGGGFDLMTEGLSLAGMIESPLVIHLAQRPGPATGLPTRTEQGDLNLALFGGHGEFPRIILTPGTLEEAFNLTRRAFYLADKYQVPVFILTDQFLLDSYYNIPGLDATKGEGKNFFTETEPSYRRYALTDTGISPRGIPGYGSGLVVADSDEHDEEGHITEDLDLRVKMVEKRLSKTAHIRREAQAPRIFGSGEYETLVLCWGSTGNAVKEAVEREERSGISALHFSQVYPISEDAERTIRKAKRKVVLESNATSQFGSLIGAETGIQIDARILKYNGLPFSVEEIRDKLGRV is encoded by the coding sequence ATGGAAACGTGGACAAGAGTCGGTGATGGAGATGTTTCCGTCGTAATTGTCGGTGAGGCCGGCCAGGGCATCCAGACACTCGAGACGCTCCTTACCTGGGTACTCAAGGATTCGGGCTACCACGTCTTCGCCACCAAGGAGTTCATGTCGCGGGTGCGCGGGGGCAGCAACTCCACGTCGATCCGTGTCGCCGCACACCGGGTGGACGCGTACGTCGACAGGATCGACATCCTCATACCCCTCGCCGCCGATGGGATCCCCCGTCTCGCGGGCCGCATATCACCGGAAACCATCATCATCGGTGAGAAAGAGAAGGTCGAAAAGGTCATCGATACGCAAAAGTACCGCTTCATCGACATACCCTTTACCCGGATCGCCTCGGATATCGGGGGAGGTTTCTACGCAAATATCGTCGCGACGGGGGTCATCGCCTGCATCTTCGACATCGAGAGCGACGTTCTGGAAACCATCGTGGAGAAGACATTTGCCGACAAGGACCGGGATGTTATCGACAGGAACCTGCAGGCACTGGGGAGGGGCTGCGACATAGGCATCGGGCTCATAAAGGGAGGGGAGGTGGCGAACATCCCCAAAAACCCCGGGATCAAGGGGGAACTCCTCGTGCAGGGCACGGAGGCGGTAGCCCTCGGGGCGATCGCGGGAGGGTGCAATTTCATCTCCTCCTACCCCATGTCTCCGTCGACCGGCGTCCTCACCACCCTCTCCCGGCTCGCAGGTGACTTCGGCATCATTGCGGAGCAGGCGGAAGACGAGATCAGTGCGATCAACATGGCCATCGGTGCCTGGTACGCCGGGGCCCGGGCGATCGTCACCACCTCGGGGGGGGGATTTGACCTCATGACCGAAGGCCTGAGCCTCGCCGGCATGATCGAGAGCCCCCTCGTGATCCACCTCGCCCAGAGGCCGGGGCCCGCAACGGGCCTCCCCACAAGGACGGAGCAGGGGGACCTCAACCTCGCCCTTTTCGGCGGGCACGGGGAGTTTCCGCGGATAATCCTCACGCCGGGCACGCTGGAGGAGGCATTCAACCTCACCCGGAGGGCTTTTTACCTCGCCGACAAATACCAGGTGCCCGTGTTCATCCTGACAGACCAGTTCCTGCTCGACTCGTACTACAACATCCCCGGCCTCGACGCCACGAAAGGGGAGGGAAAGAATTTCTTCACCGAGACAGAACCCTCGTACAGGCGCTACGCCCTCACCGACACCGGCATATCTCCCCGGGGCATTCCCGGATACGGCAGCGGACTGGTGGTGGCCGACAGCGACGAGCACGACGAAGAGGGGCACATTACGGAAGATCTCGATCTCAGGGTAAAAATGGTGGAAAAACGGCTGAGCAAAACGGCGCACATACGCAGGGAAGCGCAGGCGCCCCGGATCTTCGGCAGCGGGGAGTACGAAACGCTGGTTCTGTGCTGGGGATCGACGGGCAACGCCGTTAAAGAGGCCGTCGAACGTGAGGAAAGGAGCGGGATCTCGGCCCTTCACTTCAGCCAGGTTTACCCGATCAGCGAAGACGCCGAGAGAACCATAAGAAAGGCGAAACGGAAGGTCGTCCTCGAAAGCAACGCAACCTCACAGTTCGGGTCCCTCATCGGGGCGGAAACGGGCATCCAAATCGATGCCCGGATACTGAAGTACAACGGCCTGCCCTTCTCGGTGGAGGAGATCAGGGACAAATTGGGGAGGGTGTGA
- a CDS encoding 16S rRNA (uracil(1498)-N(3))-methyltransferase, whose product MPLFFLQAENIRGDRATFKEEEARHIRRVLRLKRGDSIAGFDDGGNRYHLTIVDETVKSVICRIDRMEPLSRERPVAVHLGVGIPKGDRFDYILQKTTELGVSGIVPFLSSRTVVRVPPGKREGRLLRWRRIVTEAVKQCGSPHVPEIGEIHTFQGAIDLLSGCDLKIILYEETFAFSLKPTLEKAQNPESVALIVGPEGGFSRDEVTRARGAGFIVAGLGKNILRVETAAVAALAMIQYRFQNM is encoded by the coding sequence ATGCCCCTTTTCTTTTTGCAGGCAGAAAACATACGCGGAGACAGGGCAACCTTCAAAGAGGAGGAGGCGAGGCACATCAGGCGTGTCCTCCGCCTGAAACGGGGGGACAGCATTGCCGGTTTCGACGACGGGGGAAACCGCTACCACCTGACAATCGTCGATGAGACGGTGAAATCGGTGATATGCCGGATAGACCGCATGGAGCCCCTCTCGCGGGAAAGGCCCGTAGCCGTGCACCTGGGCGTGGGGATACCGAAGGGAGACAGGTTCGACTACATCCTGCAGAAAACAACGGAGCTCGGCGTGAGCGGGATCGTCCCCTTTCTCTCCTCCAGGACGGTCGTCAGGGTGCCGCCCGGAAAGAGGGAGGGTCGCCTTCTCAGATGGAGGAGGATCGTAACGGAAGCCGTCAAACAGTGCGGATCCCCCCATGTGCCGGAGATAGGGGAGATACACACCTTCCAGGGGGCCATCGACCTTCTGTCGGGGTGCGATCTGAAGATCATTCTCTACGAGGAGACCTTTGCCTTTTCCCTGAAGCCCACCCTCGAAAAGGCGCAGAACCCGGAGAGCGTCGCCCTCATCGTGGGACCGGAAGGGGGGTTTTCCCGGGACGAGGTAACGCGCGCCCGGGGCGCGGGTTTTATCGTTGCCGGGCTGGGGAAGAACATACTCCGGGTGGAAACGGCCGCGGTCGCCGCCCTGGCCATGATCCAGTACCGGTTTCAGAACATGTAA
- a CDS encoding thioredoxin-dependent thiol peroxidase, with the protein MAEREKVAVGKKAPAFTLPDQNGKDVGIEGFRGKWVVLYFYPKDNTPGCTTEAQDFSRYKGEFAKLGAVILGVSADSQKSHKSFCEKRGLTITLLSDPERAVLEKYGVWKLKKMYGREVMGVERTTFLIDPAGKVSFIWPKVKVNGHADEVKAKLAESR; encoded by the coding sequence ATGGCAGAGAGAGAGAAAGTCGCCGTTGGAAAAAAGGCACCGGCTTTTACCCTCCCCGATCAAAACGGGAAAGATGTGGGGATCGAGGGCTTCCGTGGCAAATGGGTGGTTCTCTATTTTTACCCGAAGGACAACACCCCCGGGTGCACAACGGAGGCGCAGGATTTTTCACGCTACAAGGGTGAGTTTGCCAAACTCGGCGCGGTGATCCTCGGTGTGAGCGCCGACTCCCAGAAGAGCCACAAGAGCTTCTGTGAAAAGAGGGGCCTGACGATAACGCTTCTCTCCGATCCCGAGCGGGCCGTGCTCGAAAAATACGGCGTCTGGAAGCTGAAAAAGATGTACGGGAGGGAAGTCATGGGGGTGGAAAGAACGACTTTTTTGATAGACCCCGCCGGAAAGGTCTCCTTCATATGGCCGAAAGTGAAGGTGAACGGCCACGCGGATGAGGTCAAAGCGAAGCTGGCCGAATCCCGGTAA
- a CDS encoding 2-oxoacid ferredoxin oxidoreductase (catalyzes the coenzyme A-dependent decarboxylation of 2-oxoacids, such as pyruvate and 2-oxoglutarate) encodes MDASHFDPGPVDIAWCPGCGNFGILSTLKTALAELEILPEKLVLVSGIGQAAKLPHYLKAHVFNGLHGRALPPATAIKAVNPSLTVIVASGDGDMYGEGGNHFVHTIRRNPDITNLVHNNMVYGLTKGQASPTSQKGFKTPVQVGGVFLEPFNPLAVAVSLDASFVARASIADPEPAKEIMKRAILHRGYALVDIFQPCVTFNRLNTYQWFKKNTYYLDDGYDPTDRVAAFSKAIETEPFPLGIIYVNPDKSTFEENLGVFDKDSRPLYMRSADLDRLQRVIDAKKI; translated from the coding sequence ATGGACGCATCACACTTTGACCCCGGACCCGTCGATATCGCCTGGTGCCCGGGCTGCGGAAACTTCGGCATCCTGAGCACGTTGAAAACCGCCCTTGCAGAGCTCGAGATCTTACCGGAAAAACTTGTCCTCGTCTCGGGAATCGGCCAGGCCGCAAAGTTACCCCACTACCTGAAAGCCCACGTGTTCAACGGCCTCCACGGAAGGGCGCTTCCCCCGGCAACCGCGATCAAGGCCGTCAATCCCTCGCTCACCGTCATCGTCGCAAGCGGCGACGGGGACATGTACGGTGAGGGGGGAAACCACTTCGTCCACACGATCCGCAGAAACCCCGACATAACGAACCTGGTCCACAACAACATGGTGTATGGCCTCACCAAGGGCCAGGCTTCACCGACGAGCCAGAAGGGGTTCAAGACGCCGGTCCAGGTGGGCGGGGTCTTCCTCGAACCCTTCAACCCCCTCGCCGTTGCCGTATCGCTCGACGCCTCATTCGTGGCACGGGCTTCCATCGCGGACCCGGAGCCGGCGAAGGAGATCATGAAAAGAGCAATCCTCCACAGGGGATACGCCCTCGTCGATATATTCCAGCCCTGCGTCACCTTCAACAGGCTGAACACCTACCAGTGGTTCAAGAAGAACACCTATTACCTCGACGACGGGTACGACCCCACGGACCGGGTGGCGGCATTTAGCAAGGCGATCGAAACGGAGCCGTTTCCCCTCGGCATCATCTACGTGAATCCCGACAAATCGACATTCGAGGAAAACCTGGGCGTGTTCGACAAAGACAGCAGGCCTCTCTACATGAGGTCTGCCGACCTCGACAGGCTTCAACGGGTCATCGATGCGAAAAAAATATGA
- a CDS encoding amidohydrolase — translation MEVIEKIAAEAKSIERELFALVTFLYENPEVSFEEHRTSQTLKDFLRKEGFAVKGGTAGLETAFVAKKSRGKKNPRVGFLVEMDALPQIGHACGHNVVAAASSGAAVVLSRIAGSMGIAGSILCFGTPAEESGFGKVKLAGEGVFDGLDAAMMVHPSSRRVVDKEYLALKKMTVTFRGKAAHAAAYPEQGVNALDALILFFNSVGLLRQQLAEDVRVHGIITEGGVAPNIIPERTSAYFYVRARSVATAEDAAEKLRACARGAAKASGCRVSVKDIYFTLEPMRINAVLAAVYREGMAKIGLREDRVPRDKNLGSSDIGNVSTRAPAIQPLVPIVRGKRVEIHTHDFREATVGAGGRRGMMEGVVLLAYTGYRVMTDPALRKRVKKAFREGNQSG, via the coding sequence ATGGAGGTGATCGAAAAAATAGCGGCGGAAGCAAAGAGTATCGAGAGGGAGCTGTTCGCCCTGGTGACCTTCCTGTACGAGAACCCCGAAGTGTCCTTCGAGGAGCACAGGACGTCGCAAACCCTGAAAGATTTCCTCCGGAAAGAGGGGTTCGCCGTTAAGGGGGGGACGGCGGGGCTCGAGACCGCCTTCGTGGCGAAAAAGAGCAGGGGGAAAAAAAATCCCCGCGTGGGGTTCCTCGTCGAGATGGACGCCCTTCCCCAGATCGGACACGCATGCGGGCACAATGTCGTGGCGGCGGCATCGTCTGGGGCGGCCGTCGTCCTCTCCCGGATCGCGGGGAGCATGGGCATAGCGGGCAGCATCCTCTGCTTCGGCACCCCCGCCGAGGAGAGCGGTTTCGGGAAGGTAAAGCTGGCCGGGGAGGGGGTTTTCGACGGGCTCGACGCCGCCATGATGGTTCACCCCTCGTCGAGGAGGGTGGTGGACAAGGAGTATCTCGCCCTGAAGAAGATGACCGTGACTTTCCGGGGAAAGGCGGCCCATGCAGCTGCGTATCCCGAGCAGGGCGTGAACGCCCTGGATGCGCTCATCCTCTTTTTCAACTCCGTCGGCCTCCTTCGGCAGCAGCTCGCGGAGGACGTGAGGGTGCACGGCATCATCACCGAGGGAGGCGTTGCCCCGAATATCATCCCGGAGCGAACGTCGGCATACTTTTACGTCCGGGCCAGGTCCGTTGCCACCGCCGAGGATGCGGCTGAAAAGCTGAGAGCCTGCGCGAGGGGGGCGGCGAAAGCATCGGGCTGCAGGGTCTCGGTGAAAGACATCTACTTCACCCTCGAACCGATGAGGATAAATGCCGTTCTCGCCGCTGTCTACCGGGAGGGTATGGCGAAGATCGGGCTGAGGGAGGACCGGGTGCCGAGAGACAAGAATCTCGGCTCTTCCGACATCGGGAACGTATCCACCCGGGCACCCGCCATCCAGCCCCTGGTCCCCATCGTTCGGGGAAAGCGGGTGGAGATCCACACGCACGATTTTCGTGAAGCGACGGTCGGGGCGGGGGGAAGAAGGGGTATGATGGAAGGGGTCGTTCTTCTCGCCTACACGGGCTACCGGGTCATGACCGACCCGGCACTGAGGAAAAGGGTGAAAAAGGCCTTCCGCGAAGGGAACCAGTCAGGGTAG